One genomic region from Frateuria soli encodes:
- a CDS encoding cytochrome C, producing MRWSIPIPRPRPWRGVRLLWWAGLLLPWQVHAVPSFARQTGQPCVACHVGAFGPQLTAFGRQFKLLGYTLKTSDAPSLPLSAMLVESFTHTRKAQGERPADHFSRNDNVEMQQASAFLAGRLSEHLGVFAQATYSQNGGALGWDNIDLRYARMFSARRRAGIWGISLNNNPTVSDVFNTAPAWQYPYIAADLAPSSPAQPALFGALGGQVVGITGYVQLGGALYAEAGGYRSLSPSFLRKVNADFDGRLAGITPYARVAYSWNLAAGSVTLGAFGLDVRRGLVGEDAAGHAVALPGPDDRLRDLGLDVAWQWTRGDHLLTAGALYVHERQRLDATFAAGDAEHLHGSLDALHVNGSYWYRNRWGATLAVFADDGSRDVLLYAPSGRPDTRGQTLELDWNPFGQADSWLAPWANLRLGAQYTHYSRFAGRVRNIDDAGRRAGDNDTLFLYAWLAL from the coding sequence ATGCGATGGAGTATCCCGATCCCCCGGCCGCGTCCCTGGCGCGGCGTTCGCCTGCTGTGGTGGGCCGGTCTATTGCTGCCCTGGCAAGTGCACGCGGTGCCGTCGTTCGCCCGGCAGACCGGACAACCCTGCGTGGCCTGCCACGTCGGCGCCTTCGGCCCGCAACTGACTGCCTTCGGTCGCCAGTTCAAGCTGCTCGGCTACACGTTGAAGACCAGCGACGCGCCGAGCTTGCCGCTGTCGGCGATGCTGGTCGAATCCTTCACCCATACGCGCAAGGCGCAGGGCGAGCGGCCGGCGGACCACTTCTCGCGCAACGACAACGTCGAGATGCAGCAGGCATCGGCGTTCCTCGCCGGACGCCTGTCCGAACACCTGGGGGTCTTCGCCCAGGCCACTTATTCGCAGAACGGCGGCGCGCTGGGCTGGGACAACATCGACCTGCGCTACGCCCGCATGTTTTCCGCCCGGCGGCGTGCCGGCATCTGGGGCATCTCGCTCAACAACAACCCCACCGTCAGCGACGTGTTCAATACCGCGCCGGCCTGGCAATACCCGTACATCGCGGCCGACCTGGCGCCCTCGTCTCCGGCGCAACCGGCGCTGTTCGGCGCACTCGGCGGGCAGGTGGTGGGCATCACCGGCTACGTGCAGCTCGGCGGCGCGCTGTATGCGGAAGCCGGCGGCTACCGCTCGCTCTCGCCGTCGTTCCTGCGCAAGGTGAATGCCGACTTCGACGGCCGGCTGGCGGGAATCACGCCGTATGCGCGGGTGGCCTACAGCTGGAACCTGGCGGCCGGCAGCGTCACGCTCGGCGCGTTCGGGCTGGACGTCCGGCGCGGACTCGTCGGCGAGGATGCCGCCGGGCATGCGGTGGCGTTGCCCGGGCCCGACGACCGCTTGCGCGACCTCGGCCTCGATGTCGCCTGGCAATGGACGCGCGGCGACCACCTGTTGACCGCCGGCGCGCTGTACGTGCACGAGCGCCAGCGGCTGGATGCGACCTTCGCGGCGGGCGATGCCGAGCACCTGCACGGCAGCCTGGACGCGCTGCATGTCAACGGAAGCTACTGGTACCGCAACCGCTGGGGCGCGACGCTGGCGGTGTTTGCCGACGACGGCAGTCGCGATGTGCTGCTGTATGCGCCCTCCGGCCGCCCGGACACCCGCGGCCAGACGCTGGAACTGGACTGGAACCCCTTCGGCCAGGCCGATTCGTGGCTGGCACCGTGGGCCAACCTGCGCCTGGGCGCGCAGTACACCCACTACAGCCGTTTCGCCGGCCGGGTGCGCAACATCGATGACGCCGGTCGCCGGGCGGGGGACAACGACACGCTGTTCCTCTACGCCTGGCTGGCGCTCTAG
- a CDS encoding aspartyl protease family protein has protein sequence MRPFLRLPRILLAAWLLLPALAGAAETDTLLRQLREAHGTAAWARHSALTAEGRLRAEGLAGPWQLAVDLRSGHFAEQARNPVFTVADGQDARGRWHQDFSGMVHPYDSPEALVVAASENWLRRFGFLDPQDGARYRALDDAREGGHRFQRLEAIPYGGRAITLWIDPGTHRLDHATWQTSFLHASRSYTDYRSVEGVWLPFGIRDRTITAGGGLDVDAVVTVQRYRWPDHLPAARLDRPGRPVHDVTMAGGARRATAPMHVEGGILLVDVSIDGHGPLPFILDTGGHAILTADTARRLGFATQGRGSSTGSGPGAMSTAYTKVAHLGIGEADIRDLAFLVMPYPYGMCERGEGREPIAGILGLEIFERFAVTFDYDRQRLVLDPYDHGEPPAPVAGDVLPITFTFDMPLVDGRLDGHAGVFGIDTGNAGLTLLFPQWAGRNGVADRYAHGVPMPTGGVGGRYTAHFAHTRSFALGQARVGDALAMLTQADAGATGNPSEAGNIGQDVLSRYNVHFDYRRGEMVLLPRAKPREPSYATAGFMAGKSPDSPDRYRVGWVLPHGPAAKAGLRKGDAIMAIDGRPSRAIGFGELRDLSQWRREGSVLKLTLGNRRRIEVRLVDVAR, from the coding sequence ATGCGTCCGTTCCTCCGTCTTCCCCGCATCCTTCTCGCCGCCTGGCTGCTGCTGCCCGCGCTCGCCGGGGCGGCCGAAACCGACACGCTGTTGCGCCAGTTGCGCGAGGCCCACGGCACAGCGGCCTGGGCCCGGCACAGCGCACTGACTGCCGAGGGTCGCCTGCGGGCCGAGGGCCTGGCGGGGCCATGGCAGCTGGCGGTCGATCTGCGCAGCGGCCACTTTGCCGAGCAGGCGCGTAATCCGGTGTTCACCGTGGCCGACGGCCAGGACGCGCGCGGTCGCTGGCACCAGGACTTCAGCGGCATGGTGCATCCGTACGACTCACCCGAGGCGCTCGTGGTCGCCGCGAGCGAGAACTGGCTGCGCCGATTCGGCTTCCTCGATCCGCAGGACGGCGCGCGCTACCGCGCGCTCGACGACGCCAGGGAGGGCGGCCACCGATTCCAACGGCTTGAAGCGATACCGTACGGCGGCCGCGCGATCACCCTGTGGATCGACCCGGGCACGCACCGGCTCGACCATGCCACCTGGCAGACCTCCTTCCTGCACGCCAGCCGCAGCTACACCGATTACCGGTCGGTCGAGGGCGTCTGGCTGCCGTTCGGCATCCGCGACCGCACGATCACGGCCGGCGGCGGCCTGGATGTCGACGCGGTCGTGACCGTGCAGCGCTACCGCTGGCCCGACCACCTGCCTGCCGCGCGCCTGGACCGGCCCGGCCGGCCGGTGCACGACGTGACGATGGCGGGCGGAGCCCGGCGGGCGACCGCCCCGATGCATGTGGAGGGTGGCATCCTGCTCGTCGACGTGAGCATCGACGGACACGGCCCGCTGCCCTTCATTCTCGACACCGGCGGCCACGCGATCCTCACCGCCGACACCGCGCGCAGGCTCGGCTTCGCGACCCAGGGACGGGGCAGCAGCACCGGCTCCGGTCCGGGCGCGATGAGTACGGCCTACACCAAGGTGGCGCACCTGGGCATCGGCGAGGCCGACATTCGCGATCTCGCCTTCCTGGTGATGCCCTATCCGTACGGGATGTGCGAGCGTGGCGAGGGCCGCGAGCCGATCGCCGGCATCCTCGGGCTGGAGATCTTCGAGCGCTTCGCGGTCACCTTCGACTACGACCGGCAGCGGCTGGTGCTCGATCCCTACGACCATGGCGAGCCACCCGCGCCCGTGGCAGGGGACGTGCTGCCGATCACGTTCACGTTCGACATGCCGCTGGTGGACGGGCGTCTGGACGGCCATGCCGGCGTGTTCGGCATCGATACGGGCAATGCCGGGCTGACGCTGCTGTTCCCGCAGTGGGCCGGGCGCAACGGTGTCGCCGATCGTTACGCGCACGGCGTGCCGATGCCGACCGGGGGCGTCGGCGGGCGCTACACCGCCCACTTCGCGCACACGCGAAGCTTCGCGCTGGGCCAGGCACGGGTCGGCGACGCGCTCGCCATGCTTACGCAGGCGGATGCGGGGGCCACCGGCAACCCGAGCGAAGCGGGCAACATCGGCCAGGACGTGCTCTCGCGCTACAACGTGCACTTCGATTACCGCCGCGGCGAGATGGTGCTGCTGCCGCGCGCGAAGCCGCGCGAGCCGTCGTACGCGACGGCGGGCTTCATGGCAGGCAAGTCTCCCGATTCGCCGGATCGCTATCGTGTGGGCTGGGTCTTGCCCCACGGCCCCGCGGCCAAGGCAGGCCTGCGCAAGGGCGACGCCATCATGGCCATCGATGGCAGGCCGTCCAGGGCGATCGGGTTCGGCGAGCTGCGCGACCTGAGCCAGTGGCGGCGGGAAGGCAGCGTGCTGAAGCTGACGCTGGGCAATCGTCGCCGTATCGAGGTGCGCCTGGTCGACGTCGCACGCTGA
- a CDS encoding alpha/beta hydrolase, with translation MPARTPRLIGRCLTLLAIVMLPLAARAGEPVTLKASDGGTVYGTLNRAGGHAGAILLLFHQAGASRHEYDPLVPVFTKMGYDTLAIDQRSGDGLFGGRNETVDKRGGSTGYLDALPDLEGALAWAKAHHYARIALVGSSYSSSLAIVLAARHPRDVAAVASFSPGEYFDDDKNLVKRAAAKVAVPFYITTPPEEEDRVGEVLRDAHGADITHFRQAHGVHGASTLVQSRDPRGYAANLRSFSDFLRRALPAKAR, from the coding sequence ATGCCTGCCCGGACCCCGCGCCTGATCGGACGTTGCCTGACCCTGCTGGCGATCGTGATGCTGCCGCTGGCCGCCCGGGCCGGCGAGCCGGTGACACTCAAGGCCAGCGACGGCGGCACGGTATACGGCACGCTGAATCGGGCCGGCGGCCACGCCGGCGCGATCCTGCTGCTCTTCCACCAGGCCGGCGCCAGCCGGCACGAATACGATCCGCTGGTCCCCGTGTTCACGAAGATGGGCTACGACACGCTGGCGATCGACCAGCGCTCCGGCGACGGCCTGTTCGGTGGCCGCAACGAAACCGTGGACAAGCGCGGCGGTTCGACCGGCTACCTGGATGCGCTGCCGGACCTGGAAGGCGCGCTCGCCTGGGCCAAGGCGCACCACTACGCGCGCATCGCGCTGGTGGGAAGCTCCTACTCCTCGTCGCTGGCCATCGTGCTGGCGGCCAGGCACCCTCGGGACGTCGCCGCCGTGGCCAGCTTCTCGCCCGGCGAGTACTTCGACGACGACAAGAACCTGGTCAAACGCGCCGCCGCGAAAGTCGCGGTGCCGTTCTACATCACCACCCCGCCGGAGGAAGAGGACAGGGTGGGCGAGGTACTGCGCGACGCCCACGGTGCCGACATCACGCACTTCCGCCAGGCGCATGGCGTGCACGGCGCCTCGACCCTGGTGCAGTCACGCGACCCGCGGGGCTACGCCGCCAACCTGCGCAGCTTCAGCGACTTCCTGCGCCGGGCACTGCCGGCGAAGGCGCGGTAG